The Natator depressus isolate rNatDep1 chromosome 23, rNatDep2.hap1, whole genome shotgun sequence sequence TCACGGGGACCCTTCCTGGGGcaccaacccccccaccctgtTGGTGAGACCCCCGACCCTGCCTGGGGTCACTGACCCCCCCATGTGCAAAgacacccccctgcaccccgctggtgagacccccaccccccagggaccCACTTGGGGACCCCAACTCCCCACCCCGCTGGTGAGACCCCCATCCCCACTTCACAGGGACCCTTCCTGGGgcaccaacccccccaccccattggtGAGACCCCCCCGACCCTGCCTGGGGACACTGACCCCCCCCATGTGCAAAGAGCCCCCCAAGACCTCCCCCATCAGGAAACCCCTCCCCTCAGGCCCTTCCACCCCCTTCTGATTAACACTGAACTCTACATGGATCCCCCTCCTACCTgggaaccctcccacccccataggGACCTACCCTGGCAGGACACCCTCCCTCCCCGACCCTGCCCTATACAGGGGATGGCAGAATTTGCTCCTTGGGTCCCAGGtcagtgggagggggggaatgctgtgcctggggtcccaggctgggggggggtctgtgccaggtctcccccccccccactcccctcctcacCGTCTCCCCCTGCAGGACATGGTGAACAGCGGTCTGGTGCGCGCCAAGGACTCCGTCACCAGCCTCAAGGAGCGGGCGTCCCGGGTCAACAGGCGGGTGCAGAGCCTCCAGGTCTGTGCCCCTCCGCCCCGGATCTGTCCACCCCCCCGGGGTCCCCACCCTTGCcgtctctgccctcccccccggggCCCCTTATTCCAGGCCCAGgttgtgccccctccccaagtcAGAGGGGAGTAATGGACCCCCTCAGGGTAATTACAGGGGGGTAatggaccctcccccccccgccatgacACCTCCCCCCGCtcaccccccactctgccccccaccccgccagagCGAATGCTCGATGCTGTGTGACAACCTGGAGCGCCGGCGGAGGGAGGCCGAGGACCTGGAGGAGtactgcacccagctccaggtGAGAGCGGCCCCACGTCGGGGAGGGGGTACCCAGCTCCCCAGGGTGCTAACCCCCTTCCCACTTTGCAATGCAGGAGAGCTGCCGCAAGGTCAGCCAGTCGGTGGAAGACGCTGAGATCAAGACCAACGCGCTCAAGAAAAGCTCCGTCCTGCTGGAGGTGAGAGCATGGGGGagtgggcactgctggggggaagctcaCAGTGGgctggggcactgctggggggaagcttgCAGCGCCGGGATCCCCGGCTGTGGCACTGCTGGGGGGGAAGCTTGCAGTTCCCTGGCTGGGGCACTGCTCGGGGGAAGTTTGCAGCGCCGGGGTCCCCGGCTagggacactgctggggggaagtTCACAGCACCAGGGTCCCCAGCTCGGGTACTGCTGCGGGGAAGCTTGCAGCACCAGGGTCCCTGGAGGGTGCATGATTGTGGGAAGCTCACAGGGCCAGGTCCCCGGCTCGGGTACTGCTGGGGGAAGCTCGCAGCTCTGGGGTCCCCAGCTggggcactgctgcggggaagttcacagccctgcccccaggagaAGCTGCGGACGCTGCAGCAGCAGGCGCAGGGCGGGGAGCTCGGCGGGCAGGAACCGGAGCAGCGTGCGGCCACGGAGATCTCCAAGCACAGCCGGGACCCGGCAGGGGGCAGCCCCACAGACCCCGTCGGCAGCccgcagggggtgcagggcagggagccGGGCTCTGCGCTGGAGGAATCCaggtgaggggaggggcagatatgggggggggaggggcagatatgggggggggaggggctggtgaGTCAGGCCAGGGTCATGTagggtggggggtggtggggaatTGGGGGAGGGGACCAGATTGTGGGCTGGGGGCCTCCTTATATTCCTCTCCCAGGCAGGGGGCTGGTGGGCGGCTATGGGGGgggccctgccagcccagccccctgacccctctccccaggcagggggctggcGGGCGGCTGTGGGGgatccctgccagcccagccccccgactcctctccccaggcagggggctggtGGGCGGCTATGGGGGgggccctgccagcccagccccccgacccctctccccaggcagggggctggcGGGCGGCTGTGGGGgatccctgccagcccagccccccgacccctctccccaggcagggggctggcGGGCGGCTGTGGGGgatccctgccagcccagccccccgactcctctccccaggcagggggccgTGCTGCGGACCATCGAGCGGCTTGGGGTGCAGTGGCAACGGGGGCACCAGGAGCTCCAGGGGCGGCTGGACGAAGCCTTCAACACGTACGTAGGTCCCCCGCCCAGGGCGTTGCCCCCCCTCCTCCTTGCCCCCAGGGCACCCCcccttgccccctcccacaccccagggcaCCTCCCTCGGCTCCataccctccccttcccctcgccCCCTGGCCGCAGCGGGCTCAGGCTGGCGGCAGACCCAGGCAATCCCCCTCCCGGCAGGGCGAACTGCACGGCCCAGGCCCTGAGCCAGCTCCGCGCCGACCTCGAGGGGCTGCGGCAGGTCAAGCCGCTGCTGGAGGACGTGGCCCGTCAGCTGGGGAGCCTCAGGGCCCTGGAGCTGCCCGACCGGCCCCCCGCCAGGTACCAGCAGCTGGGGAATGGAGTGGGGGCCTGCGGGGCGGGTGCGAGGGGCACCggccgggccgggctggcggggggctgcggggcgggtgcgaggggcaccggcagggcggggctggcagggggctgcggggcgggagcgaTGGGCACCggccgggccgggctggcggggggctgcggggcgggtgcgaggggcaccggccgggccgggctggcgggAGGCTCCGGGGCGGGTGCGAGGGGCACCggccgggccgggctggcggggggctgcggggcgggtgcgaggggcaccggcagggcggggctggcggggggctgcggggcgggagcgaTGGGcaccgggctggcggggggctgcggggcgggagcgaTGGGCACCggccgggccgggctggcggggggctgcggggtgggagcgaggggcaccggcagggcggggctggcggggggctgcggggcgggagcgaTGGGcaccgggctggcggggggctgcggggcgggagcgaTGGGCACCGGCCGGgtcgggctggcggggggctgcggggtgggagcgaggggcaccagcCGGGTcaggctggcggggggctgcggggcgggagcgaggggcaccggccgggccgggctggcggggggctctggggtgggtgtgAGGGGCACCGCCGTGCCCTTTCTGTGACCTTTCTCCCCCCTGTCCCCCAGCCAGGGCTGCATCAGTGCCCAGAGCCTGGGGCAGATGGTGGAGCACGCGGTGACGCCCCTGCTGGAGGAACTGAGGCAGTGCGGgctccccccggctccctgccccgCCTGCCAGCGCCTGCAGAAGAAGATCCTGGTATGGGGCTGGGGGTAGGAGGATGTGGGGCTCCAGGGTGTCTCTCACGGCCCCAAGCCCCCCCTTAAGTAGTCCATGACAGGAGAGGGGGGCCCTGCTGCAAGACCCTTCACAGGCTGGGACCTCCAGCCAGgccccccctgctccacccagttCCTCTGTCCCACACTGGGGGCCTCCCAATGCCCCCACGCTGCTCCCCCCATGGCCTCCATTCTCCCCAGCATAACGAGGTctctttcccccacacccccggggcaggagctggagcaggccgCCTTGGACACACATGCACGAGCGGAGACCCTGAGCTCCAACATGCGCCTGGCACAGGACGAAGCCCTGAGAGCCAAGACCTATGTGGAGCGGGTCCGGCTCAGCCCCCAGTGAGTAACgcacagccccctctccccccccccccggggcaggagGGCCAGTGGAACGACCCGACACTGGAATCTAGGGCCACAGGAGCTCCCCGGGACATGGAGCAACCGGGGTCACTCTGCCACTCTCACCTCTGTATGTATGGGGtgaccccagggctgggagtgcagggggctgtgggtcaggactgaggggtactgatagagttggggggcaggggagaagaaagcCAGGTACCAGCAGCTGAGGGAGGAAAAGCCAGAGGGTGAGGAAAGCcagatcagaccaatgatccatcttgCTCAGCGTCCTGTTTGCCGACAGGCCCCAACGCAATTAGTCCCGGCGGCCGGTCCCAGCTCCCAAGGTTTGGGgaccccagagcatggggctgcatccctgcccatcctggctaatagccattgacagaccCACCCTCGCGCTCTCATTCTTTCCTGAACCCAGTTATCGTTTTGGCctcaacatcccctggcagggAGTTCCCTAGGTTAATAGGGACGCGTTGGGCGAAGAAATACCTCTCcacctgtttgttttaaacctgccaccgGGCACTTGCACTGGGGGGGCCCCTGGTTTCTTGTGTGCGGTGACGGGGTGAATAATACTGCCCGAGTCAGATTCTCCACCCCTGCGCTCGGTTGGCTTTTTTGGCCCTGCTGCGCCTTGAGCGGGAGCAGCTCATGCAGCCCCCAGGGTTTTGCACGGCTGGGCGGGATTCTGTTTTCCAGGGGACATCACTTTGCATTTCTCCACCTTGTGTTTCCTCTGCCGGTTTGTTCCCTGCGTGACTCTTCTGCTAACCGACCCTTCAGTCCTCCACTTTGACTCAGTTTACCTGATCCGGGAGGGAGCTTCCGTCCTACGCGGGGGCGGCCCCTTGTCAAACGCTGTCTCCTTCTGCCCCCTGCAGGGAGAAGGCCCCCGGCCTGGACCCCCTCCACGCCCggctcagctccctgcaggcccagctggcccaggacGGGGGGGCCCAGCCTCCGGCGCCGCCTCCACCCCAGCAGCACTGACTCCCACCGCAGCCACCAATAAagtgcctgccctggccctgggccCGCGTCTCCGGCCCTGTGTGGGTcttcggggcgggggggcatcAACCCAGGGCTCTGCTGTGGGGTATTGATGCTGCTCTAGGGCAGATACCTGGGGAGGGGGACATCTAATGACCTCCCCCACACCATGACAGAGAACTCTCACATTTGTTGCTGTTGGACCTTTATCGCCTGTCCGCATTTGCAGCCAGCAACTCCAGTCTCAGCCCCCgggtgggccctgcccccctcagagtCCCCCTTTACAAACAACACAGAAGCAAACAAGTACGAAGCTGCCCCAAGAACTGAGGGGCCCTACCACAGACACCCCCTCAATGGCTGCAGCCTTAGCTGAAAACCCCAATTTTGTTTTATTGGGGGGGGTGAGTATGGCAAAGTCTCCCCCATCTCCTGGGCGCCCATAGGATAGGTGAAGTGTCAATCAGTGTTTCAGCTGGGGGGGGCTCTGTAGAATGGGGGGgccagcaggagctgggggcttTGCACCCATCCCGAGCAGCACCCCCACACAACTGTACCAGCCAGCACCAGGACAGGGAAAAAACCcccaggccaaatcctgcccccggcagtcaccccagccccccactcctgcactccctcccaccaTCAGACGCACTACTGGGAGGTCTCTGAATACAAACACAGCCCATGCCCTAGCAGGGTCTCCATGCCCCATCGCTTTATTGGCAGGGGGGAAAACcagccattccccccccccgcagcacgtCTTCAGGCTACTTGGTGGGCAGGTTGAAGAGAGCCCGGAGGTCGAGCAGAGCCGTCCGGATGTTGGCCCCGAAGCGGTGAGCGTCCTGGTGGGGAAGACAGGACCGGTtagctgggaggggggggggggcgggagaggttATTGCCATGGGCGGGGgttagggagggaggggggcaggctccaCTCACCGTCTCGGGGCTGGAGAACTTGCAGGAGACGTGGAATGTGATCAGGTCTTCGCCAATGATGATGTACGACACCCCGTAGCCGTTATCGTCCacctgggggggcagagaacccaggagtcctgggtcccagGCCCCCcggccctaaccactagaccccactccccacccagagccaggagagaacccaggagtcctggctctcggGCCCCCTACTCCAGCAtgtagcccccactccccttccccgagctgggatagaacccaggcatccggcaCTCACCGGCCCGAAGCCACCCCCACAGGAGATGTAGTCAGGATGTTTCTTGAGGTCGAAGAGCTCGAACTGCTGGATGGGGGTCTGACTGGTGGAGAGGCCCCATGGCTCCGACAGCACCTGCCAGGCAAGGccggggaagggcggggggggtcaCAGGGTAAGGGgggcccagccctgatccccttcccccccaccccgcccccttcctgcGATTGCCCTGCCCCCAAAGCCCCCCCCCACAAGGTCCACCCCTCCCAAGCTCCGCCTCTCTGgtccccaagccccacccctccctgaGATTGCCCCACCTCCTTGGTCTCCGAGTTCTGCCCCGAGACAGCCCCCTCCTGGAAATTACCCTGCCCCCTCTTCAAGCCCCACCCCCGTgccccccaagcccctccccctccccccacgtacCTCCCGGAGGAAGGGGGAGTCCACACCCAAGTACTTGGAGACCACGTAGAGGCAAAAGAGGTGTCGGTCGATGCCCGCGCCCATCATGGCCCGGCGGTACAGGGTCTGGTGCTTGGCGGCTGCCACACGGAACAGAGCCAGGCGCTGGGAGGTCTGGGGGGCggcggacggacggacggacatgGAAGTGAGAGAGGAGGGACCAAGGCAGCCGGCACAAGGCTGGGGGGCAAGCCGAGGGCTTTGGGGGCAAAGTGCTGGCCGGGCAGAGGCCCGGGGACGTGCCGGGGAAGGCAGTGTCGGTGGTTCTGCCCCCACGGCGTTGGCGGGCCCTGGAGGCCACCAACAAACGGGACGGCGGCCCAGAGAGACGCCCTGCTCCGCCGGCGGGAACCCCCCGGAAGCTGGCCCGGGGGCGGTGGGGCCCCAGCTCATCCAGACAGGGGAAGCTCATCCAGACCCCCTttacccctccccacagcctccgTCCCGCTTTTGCGGGCCGGTCCCCCGATGTGGGAGGCCccagctcccccgccccgccccggccccgacTCACGCTCTGGGCGGCGTCCATCATGGCGCGGACGAAGTTGCAGGACTCGATGGAACAGGAGCGGACGGTCTCCGTGCGCCCCTCGCGGAAGAGTCGTGTCATGGCGGCCTCGTAGGTCAGGCAGAACTTCCCTTTGTCCTGCGGGCAAGGGGGAGGCTTAGACGGGGccccctcgcccggcgccgggACGTGGCCCCGCTGGGGTGGGGCGCAGGTCAGGCCGTGGAGCTGGGGCTGTACCTGGTAGTGCGCCAGCTGGAGGGTGAGCTGGATGAAGCTGTCAGGGATGGCTCTGGGGCAGGTCATAGGGTGGGGGCCAACTGTGGGGCAGGCCGCGGGGCGTGGCAGTACCCCGAAGGGCGCCAGCGGCAGGGTGAGCTGAATGAAGCCACTGGGGCTGGCCGTGGGGCAGGCCATGGGGCGGGGCCGTACCCGGAAGTGCGCCAGCTGCAGGGCGAGCTGGATGAAGCtgtcggggctggggcaggccgtGGGGCAGGCCATGGGGCGGGGCCGTACCCGGAAGTGCGCCAGCTGCAGGGCGAGCTGGATGAAGCTGTCGGGGCTGGTGCGGCATTTCTTGATCAGCCCCTTGCCGAAGTCCTTGAAGGCGAACGTGTGGAAATCGACGTCGTCGGCCAGGGCCTGAGCCACCCGCAGGGAGTCCTGGATCACCCGCTGGCactgcggggggggcaggggggggtcagaccatgtgacgcagcagggaggggggagtgttgacctgggaatgtgccctggggacgggagacctgagagcctgtcacctgagccaggagggggagggggaggtgacacctctgcccaggaatgtggacagaggcggcagcagggaacctgctcggtgggtttagtttcagtttggggctgggtggaggaacacagggaaccccagggctggggtctaagctccctgctcccccagaaggacttcactgaggggtcctgggtgtacccacaagctctgttttggactgtgttcctgttgtccaataaaccttctgttttactggctggctgagagtctcagtgaatcccaggaagaggggtgcagggcctggactcccccacactccgtgacaactggtggcagcggtgggatctactgcaccccgtgaacggcgcttcctgcagtaagtgactggggaacagtaaaacgaagggggattgatggggaccaggcgtgctgaagattcagagagagacggtttcagggggcggttaacccctgggagtgtgtgaccagagagaaggacttttgcagtaacagggtcccccgggggattgcagcgagcggtcccaggggcggaggagtctgcagctcgaccctggcaaagaggtggtgacctcaagaaggactggcacactaggggcttttcctggaaaccgtggacagctgcccggcctgcgagtggccagccgggagatgtacgctaaacgccttaagagcgacctggtggagctgtgcaggcagagggggctgcgcgtcgggaggtccaccaacgaacagctgattgcccagctggaggagagggatcgcttggatgacccgatccctgtccctgagggaagccgcccggcggacgcagcgtgggccctgaggcctgaccaggctgggaggggtcagactgctgcccaggacaccccgagacccttcctacctatgcctgggggaggggttgtgggaagcccagcgaagaccgagggccccctgaccccagcagccagcaggggatcctcccagcggagctccccatccctggagcggatgcggctggaatgggagagggagaggaaaatgagggagctggaggatcatgaaaaacaacgtcaacatgaggagaaacaacgtcaacatgagcaggaggagaaggagagggagcgtcaggagaaggagagggagcgtcaggagaaggagagggaacgtcaacatgagcagcaggagaaggagaaacaaagacagcatgaactggagctggccaggctgaggagcagtggggccccggctgcggtgagtgcggggggacgcAAGAcggcaaggagctttgataagtgcttcctggcccagcggaaggagggggaggacatagatagcttcctgacggcctttgagaatgcctgcgagctgcacagggttgaccctgcagacaggctccagttcctcacccccttactggaccccaaagccgtggaggtgtacagccggatgacaggggcagaggcaggggactatgaactgttcaaacaggccctgctccgtgagtttgggctgacccccgagatgtaccggagaaggttccggagtcagcgtaaaacgcctgaggtcacctacctacaactggtcaacaggatgcagggatatgcccgcaagtggacagcgggggcccaaactaaagaggacctgcttgacctgtttgtactggagcacctgtatgaacagtgcccttccgacctgaggctgtggctggtggacaaaaagctcgcgaacccccagcatgcagggcagctggccgacgagtttgtgaacagtcggtcagggggtagccgggaggagtcccaaaagaacaggccccccccgatgcagagagagagtcaccatggggcctcccagcggggaaatagg is a genomic window containing:
- the TSKS gene encoding testis-specific serine kinase substrate, with translation MANVVVKTIWQSKEINEAGDPPSGAETRGQSTRDLLGKASPKAFPRKKKAVSFHGVEPPPASEAPPGRLNLKRSSACTNVSLLNLTGDDSESTDDGAGRGAAPLSSPLPSRDPAWSEDDTDPSTPLDMVNSGLVRAKDSVTSLKERASRVNRRVQSLQSECSMLCDNLERRRREAEDLEEYCTQLQESCRKVSQSVEDAEIKTNALKKSSVLLEEKLRTLQQQAQGGELGGQEPEQRAATEISKHSRDPAGGSPTDPVGSPQGVQGREPGSALEESRQGAVLRTIERLGVQWQRGHQELQGRLDEAFNTANCTAQALSQLRADLEGLRQVKPLLEDVARQLGSLRALELPDRPPASQGCISAQSLGQMVEHAVTPLLEELRQCGLPPAPCPACQRLQKKILELEQAALDTHARAETLSSNMRLAQDEALRAKTYVERVRLSPQEKAPGLDPLHARLSSLQAQLAQDGGAQPPAPPPPQQH